CAAGTGGCACTGGAGCGATGGAAGCTGGAATTATTAATTTTCTAAGTGCCGGCGATCGCGTAATTGTTGCGTCTAATGGAAAATTTGGGGAGCGATGGGCAGACTTAGCTGAAGCCTTTGGCATTAAAACTGACCGTGTCAATATCACTTGGGGAGAAGTAATTGACCCTGAGATCATTCGGGAAAAATTAGAAGCTGACACCAACAAAGAAATCAAAGCAGTTATTGTCACCCATTCTGAAACCTCAACTGGGGTTTTAAATGACTTAGAAACCATCAACCGTCACGTTAAAAATCATGGCGAAGCATTGATTATTGTTGATGCCGTAACCAGCCTCGGTGCAGTCAATCTTCCCATTGATGAATGGGGATTAGACGTGGTTGCTTCTGGGTCTCAAAAAGGTTATATGATTCCGCCAGGGCTAGGGTTTATTGCTGTGAGTGAAAAAGCATGGCAAGCCTATGAAACCTCAACCTTACCCAAATTCTATTTTGATCTCGGTCCTTATCGGAAATCCGCTACTAAAAATAGCACCCCTTTTACGCCCCCCATTAACCTCATGTTCGGCTTACAAACCGCACTGAGAATGATGCGAGAAGAAGGGTTAGAAAATATTTTTGCCCGTCACGAACGTAACACCAGAGCTACCCGAGAAGCTGTCCAAGCTCTTGGGCTACCCTTATTTGCCCCAGATCACGCTGCTAGCCGTGCTGTTACTGCTGTAGCACCCACCACTGTGGATCCAGAAAAAGTACGCTCGGTGATGAAAAAGCAATTTGATATTTCTTTAGCTGGTGGACAAAATGAACTCAAGGGGAAAATTTTCCGCATTGGTCACCTTGGTTTCATTAGCGAAAGAGATGTTTTAACCGTTATCAGTGCCTTAGAAGCGGTTTTAGCAGAGCTTGGTCACGAAAGCATGAAACCAGGGGCAGGAGTAGCAGCTGCCACTCGTGTGTTTGCAGAACTGTAAT
This window of the Euhalothece natronophila Z-M001 genome carries:
- a CDS encoding pyridoxal-phosphate-dependent aminotransferase family protein, whose protein sequence is MENNNLLMIPGPTPVPEKVLLAQTKHPIGHRSPEFSEIIGEINENLKWLHQTQQEVLTVTASGTGAMEAGIINFLSAGDRVIVASNGKFGERWADLAEAFGIKTDRVNITWGEVIDPEIIREKLEADTNKEIKAVIVTHSETSTGVLNDLETINRHVKNHGEALIIVDAVTSLGAVNLPIDEWGLDVVASGSQKGYMIPPGLGFIAVSEKAWQAYETSTLPKFYFDLGPYRKSATKNSTPFTPPINLMFGLQTALRMMREEGLENIFARHERNTRATREAVQALGLPLFAPDHAASRAVTAVAPTTVDPEKVRSVMKKQFDISLAGGQNELKGKIFRIGHLGFISERDVLTVISALEAVLAELGHESMKPGAGVAAATRVFAEL